Proteins encoded by one window of Kwoniella dejecticola CBS 10117 chromosome 9, complete sequence:
- a CDS encoding peptidyl-tRNA hydrolase: MSSIRMDGILSPLVISLIAFSAGYQLHSYFASPSRSNPSLLTPTDSSSSKKGDRDNGKAKSALSGSGSGSGSEGGTDTESDIEDTQAALSSDLTSTKFSSSEEMKLVLVVNDELKMTKGKIAAQAGHATLACALTLKEANPRLFRAWQNQGQPKIALRCANTEELEILAAQARSLNLCARTIRDAGRTQVAPGSKTIVGIGPGPARLINTVTGKLKLL; the protein is encoded by the exons ATGAGCTCGATAAGGATGGACG GCATACTCTCACCCCTGGTTATATCCCTCATAGCCTTTTCAGCAGGCTATCAACTGCATTCCTATTTCGCCTCGCCCTCTCGCTCAAATCCTTCTTTACTAACTCCAACAgactcatcttcgtccaAAAAAGGTGACCGAGACAACGGCAAAGCCAAAAGCGCACTGAGTGGGAGCGgcagtgggagtgggagtgaagGCGGAACAGATACCGAATCGGATATAGAAGATACTCAAGCTGCCTTATCGTCCGATTTGACATCTACCAAATTTAGCAGTTCCGAAGAGATGAAGTTGGTTCTAGTAGTCAACGACGAATTGAAGATGACGAAAGGGAAGATAGCGGCGCAGGCGGGACACGCGACGTTGGCTTGTGCGTTGACGCTGAAAGAGGCTAATCcgagg CTATTCAGAGCATGGCAGAATCAAGG ACAACCAAAGATAGCATTACGTTGTGCCAATACTGAAGAACTCGAGATATTAGCTGCTCAAGCTAGGAGTCTGAATCTCTGCGCCAGGACGATCAGGGATGC TGGTCGAACACAAGTAGCTCCCGGATCCAAGACTATCGTCGGTATAGGACC CGGTCCTGCTCGCCTCATCAATACCGTCACGGGTAAACTCAAGCTCCTATAG